A portion of the Cryptomeria japonica chromosome 5, Sugi_1.0, whole genome shotgun sequence genome contains these proteins:
- the LOC131069446 gene encoding pectate lyase 1-like → MDLETTHEIRVKLETLHEGDGHKVNKLMCGIGCVSGVLKESKIVAKDSIEAKNDIIGNIIEQPTENIEVGVQTEQTVHTKQPLDNGINTSSVDVGTEKLTEIEILAVDNTEKPTEKLTEAQLIVVSSMDLLFLNFRERKLRINRWELNAVSRFAKMDSSLAIVLLFLHVSLCYSQDRMLNSIDSCWRNDPNWALNRMRLADCAVGFGRFARGGKGGKIYTVTRDDDNPINPLPGSLRYGVAQHGPIWIVFARDMYIRLHMPLFVTSHTTIDARGAKVEIAEGSCIRLWNVSNVIIHGLTIHDCWQSSAGNCMISQARVERIYPQDGDGISIVTARDVWIDHNTLSKCADGLIDVTLGSTAITISNNHLSDHNEAMLLGNSDSDEADRNMRVTLAFNHFGPNLMQRMPRVRFGYAHVVNNNYEPWGIYAIGGSEHPTIFSEGNRFVASNDFTKKQVTEHKGCNEGPACDTWMWRSHSDQFLNGAYFKQSGLGHRFPFPMYDKIETFKIHSATLVPVLTKDAGALICSQNIQCR, encoded by the exons gatagcaTAGAGGCAaagaatgatattattggaaacatTATTGAGCAACCGACAGAAAATATTGAGGTTGGAGTACAAACAGAGCAAACAGTGCATACAAAGCAACCTTTGGACAATGGAATAAATACTAGTAGTGTAGATGTTGGCACGGAGAAACTGACAGAGATAGAGATACTGGCAGTGgataacacagagaaaccaacagagaaactgacagaggcACAG CTCATTGTTGTTAGTTCAATGGATCTGTTATTCCTAAACTTCCGTGAGAGAAAACTGCGGATCAACAGATGGGAGCTTAATGCAG TGTCCCGTTTTGCTAAGATGGACAGTTCTCTAGCCATTGTTTTACTTTTTCTTCATGTCTCTCTGTGCTATTCACAAGATAGAATGTTGAACTCCATTGATAGCTGCTGGAGAAATGACCCAAATTGGGCGTTGAATAGAATGAGGCTTGCAGATTGTGCAGTGGGTTTTGGGCGTTTTGCTCGAGGAGGCAAGGGGGGAAAGATTTATACAGTGACCAGAGATGATGACAACCCTATTAATCCTTTGCCAGGTTCTCTTAGATATGGAGTAGCTCAACATGGGCCTATTTGGATTGTTTTTGCTAGAGATATGTATATAAGGCTTCATATGCCCTTGTTTGTTACGAGCCATACTACTATAGATGCAAGAGGTGCAAAGGTTGAAATTGCAGAAGGATCTTGcataaggttatggaatgtaagtAATGTTATTATTCATGGACTGACCATCCATGACTGTTGGCAAAGTTCAGCTGGTAATTGTATGATATCACAGGCAAGAGTTGAGAGAATATATCCTCAGGATGGGGATGGTATCTCCATAGTCACTGCTAGAGATGTATGGATTGATCATAACACACTTTCAAAATGTGCAGATGGTCTTATAGATGTGACTTTGGGTTCAACTGCCATTACCATATCCAACAACCATCTTTCCGATCACAATGAA GCAATGCTTCTGGGAAACAGTGATTCAGATGAAGCTGACAGAAACATGAGGGTGACATTGGCATTCAACCACTTTGGACCAAACCTCATGCagagaatgccaag AGTTAGATTTGGGTATGCCCATGTGGTGAATAACAATTATGAACCATGGGGTATATATGCAATTGGAGGAAGTGAGCATCCCACTATCTTTAGTGAAGGGAATAGATTCGTGGCTTCAAATGATTTTACAAAGAAACAGGTGACAGAGCACAAAGGATGTAATGAAGGTCCAGCATGTGACACATGGATGTGGAGATCCCATAGTGACCAGTTTCTTAATGGAGCTTATTTTAAACAATCTGGGCTTGGTCACAGATTTCCTTTTCCAATGTATGATAAAATCGAAACATTCAAAATTCATAGTGCTACTCTGGTGCCAGTATTGACTAAAGATGCAGGGGCTCTCATTTGTTCTCAGAACATACAGTGTAGATAA